The following proteins are co-located in the Camelina sativa cultivar DH55 chromosome 12, Cs, whole genome shotgun sequence genome:
- the LOC104729703 gene encoding catalase-2 isoform X2: MDPYKYRPASSYNSPFFTTNSGAPVWNNNSSMTVGPRGPILLEDYHLVEKLANFDRERIPERVVHARGASAKGFFEVTHDISNLTCADFLRAPGVQTPLIVRFSTVIHERGSPETLRDPRGFAVKFYTREGNFDLVGNNFPVFFIRDGMKFPDMVHALKPNPKSHIQENWRILDFFSHHPESLNMFTFLFDDIGIPQDYRHMDGSGVNTYMLINKAGKAHYVKFHWRPTCGVKSLLEEDAIRIGGTNHSHATQDLYDSIAAGNYPEWKLFIQIIDPADEDKFDFDPLDVTKTWPEDILPLQPVGRMVLNKNIDNFFAENEQLAFCPAIIVPGIHYSDDKLLQTRVFSYADTQRHRLGPNYLQLPVNAPKCAHHNNHHDGFMNFMHRDEEVNYFPSRYDPVRHAEKYPAPPAVCSGTRERCVIAKENNFKEPGERYRSFPPERQERFICRWIDALSDPRITHEIRSIWISYWSQADKSLGQKLASRLNVRPSI; the protein is encoded by the exons ATGGATCCTTACAAG TATCGTCCAGCTAGTTCTTACAACTCTCCCTTCTTCACCACCAACTCTGGTGCTCCTGTATGGAACAACAACTCCTCCATGACCGTTGGACCCCGAGGTCCTATCCTTCTTGAGGATTACCATCTCGTTGAAAAGCTTGCTAATTTCGATAGGGAGAGGATTCCAGAGCGTGTGGTTCATGCCAGAGGAGCTAGTGCTAAAGGTTTTTTCGAGGTTACTCATGATATATCTAACCTCACTTGTGCTGACTTCCTCCGAGCTCCTGGTGTTCAGACTCCACTCATTGTTCGTTTCTCTACTGTTATCCATGAGCGTGGTAGTCCCGAGACTTTGAGAGACCCTCGTGGTTTTGCTGTCAAGTTCTACACCAGAGAG GGAAACTTTGATCTTGTTGGAAACAACTTCCCTGTCTTTTTCATCCGTGATGGGATGAAGTTCCCTGACATGGTCCACGCCCTTAAGCCAAACCCGAAATCTCACATCCAAGAGAACTGGAGAATCCTTGACTTCTTCTCTCACCACCCTGAAAGCTTGAACATGTTCACTTTCCTCTTTGATGATATCGGTATCCCACAAGACTACAGGCACATGGATGGTTCTGGTGTCAACACATACATGTTGATCAACAAAGCTGGTAAAGCTCACTACGTTAAGTTCCATTGGAGACCAACCTGTGGAGTCAAGTCTCTTTTGGAAGAAGATGCTATTCGTATTGGAGGAACCAACCACAGTCACGCTACTCAAGACTTGTATGACTCTATTGCTGCTGGAAACTACCCTGAGTGGAAGCTCTTTATCCAAATCATTGATCCAGCTGATGAAGACAAGTTCGACTTTGACCCGCTTGATGTGACCAAGACCTGGCCTGAAGATATCTTGCCTCTTCAACCTGTTGGACGTATGGTGTTGAACAAGAACATTGACAACTTCTTTGCAGAGAATGAGCAACTTGCCTTCTGTCCTGCAATCATTGTTCCTGGGATACACTACTCTGACGACAAGCTTCTTCAAACCCGTGTCTTCTCTTATGCTGACACTCAGAGACACCGTCTTGGACCAAACTACCTCCAGCTACCAGTCAATGCCCCAAAATGTGCTCATCACAACAACCACCATGATGGATTCATGAATTTCATGCACAGGGATGAGGAG GTCAACTACTTCCCGTCAAGGTATGATCCGGTTCGTCATGCTGAGAAGTATCCAGCTCCACCAGCAGTCTGCTCTGGAACACGTGAGAGG TGCGTTATTGCTAAAGAGAACAACTTCAAGGAGCCTGGAGAGAGATACCGTTCCTTCCCACCAGAGAG GCAAGAACGATTCATCTGTAGATGGATTGATGCACTATCCGACCCTCGCATCACACACGAAATCCGCAGTATCTGGATCTCTTACTGGTCTCAG GCTGACAAGTCTCTGGGACAGAAGCTGGCGAGCCGTCTCAACGTGAGACCAAGCATCTAA
- the LOC104729703 gene encoding catalase-2 isoform X1: MIYMCMMQYRPASSYNSPFFTTNSGAPVWNNNSSMTVGPRGPILLEDYHLVEKLANFDRERIPERVVHARGASAKGFFEVTHDISNLTCADFLRAPGVQTPLIVRFSTVIHERGSPETLRDPRGFAVKFYTREGNFDLVGNNFPVFFIRDGMKFPDMVHALKPNPKSHIQENWRILDFFSHHPESLNMFTFLFDDIGIPQDYRHMDGSGVNTYMLINKAGKAHYVKFHWRPTCGVKSLLEEDAIRIGGTNHSHATQDLYDSIAAGNYPEWKLFIQIIDPADEDKFDFDPLDVTKTWPEDILPLQPVGRMVLNKNIDNFFAENEQLAFCPAIIVPGIHYSDDKLLQTRVFSYADTQRHRLGPNYLQLPVNAPKCAHHNNHHDGFMNFMHRDEEVNYFPSRYDPVRHAEKYPAPPAVCSGTRERCVIAKENNFKEPGERYRSFPPERQERFICRWIDALSDPRITHEIRSIWISYWSQADKSLGQKLASRLNVRPSI, translated from the exons atgatatatatgtgtatgatgCAGTATCGTCCAGCTAGTTCTTACAACTCTCCCTTCTTCACCACCAACTCTGGTGCTCCTGTATGGAACAACAACTCCTCCATGACCGTTGGACCCCGAGGTCCTATCCTTCTTGAGGATTACCATCTCGTTGAAAAGCTTGCTAATTTCGATAGGGAGAGGATTCCAGAGCGTGTGGTTCATGCCAGAGGAGCTAGTGCTAAAGGTTTTTTCGAGGTTACTCATGATATATCTAACCTCACTTGTGCTGACTTCCTCCGAGCTCCTGGTGTTCAGACTCCACTCATTGTTCGTTTCTCTACTGTTATCCATGAGCGTGGTAGTCCCGAGACTTTGAGAGACCCTCGTGGTTTTGCTGTCAAGTTCTACACCAGAGAG GGAAACTTTGATCTTGTTGGAAACAACTTCCCTGTCTTTTTCATCCGTGATGGGATGAAGTTCCCTGACATGGTCCACGCCCTTAAGCCAAACCCGAAATCTCACATCCAAGAGAACTGGAGAATCCTTGACTTCTTCTCTCACCACCCTGAAAGCTTGAACATGTTCACTTTCCTCTTTGATGATATCGGTATCCCACAAGACTACAGGCACATGGATGGTTCTGGTGTCAACACATACATGTTGATCAACAAAGCTGGTAAAGCTCACTACGTTAAGTTCCATTGGAGACCAACCTGTGGAGTCAAGTCTCTTTTGGAAGAAGATGCTATTCGTATTGGAGGAACCAACCACAGTCACGCTACTCAAGACTTGTATGACTCTATTGCTGCTGGAAACTACCCTGAGTGGAAGCTCTTTATCCAAATCATTGATCCAGCTGATGAAGACAAGTTCGACTTTGACCCGCTTGATGTGACCAAGACCTGGCCTGAAGATATCTTGCCTCTTCAACCTGTTGGACGTATGGTGTTGAACAAGAACATTGACAACTTCTTTGCAGAGAATGAGCAACTTGCCTTCTGTCCTGCAATCATTGTTCCTGGGATACACTACTCTGACGACAAGCTTCTTCAAACCCGTGTCTTCTCTTATGCTGACACTCAGAGACACCGTCTTGGACCAAACTACCTCCAGCTACCAGTCAATGCCCCAAAATGTGCTCATCACAACAACCACCATGATGGATTCATGAATTTCATGCACAGGGATGAGGAG GTCAACTACTTCCCGTCAAGGTATGATCCGGTTCGTCATGCTGAGAAGTATCCAGCTCCACCAGCAGTCTGCTCTGGAACACGTGAGAGG TGCGTTATTGCTAAAGAGAACAACTTCAAGGAGCCTGGAGAGAGATACCGTTCCTTCCCACCAGAGAG GCAAGAACGATTCATCTGTAGATGGATTGATGCACTATCCGACCCTCGCATCACACACGAAATCCGCAGTATCTGGATCTCTTACTGGTCTCAG GCTGACAAGTCTCTGGGACAGAAGCTGGCGAGCCGTCTCAACGTGAGACCAAGCATCTAA